A portion of the Thiohalorhabdus denitrificans genome contains these proteins:
- a CDS encoding Spy/CpxP family protein refolding chaperone, with protein sequence MNAKLGNALTVLGTAAALTLSGPVLANEHGGHGKMGGGHGMMMDGGGKGMMPGDKMMKVMHALDLDEEQVQEMTDIHKKLAEHMAGTKVEMQQLRWQMGQEMRKDEPSPEEVGRIHDQISAKKKSMLQEKVRTRNEMMGILSEEQREKLKQMKQRMHKKHMGGGGKHGSKHKDKN encoded by the coding sequence ATGAACGCGAAACTAGGCAACGCCCTCACCGTGCTGGGCACCGCCGCCGCCCTGACCCTTTCCGGACCCGTCCTGGCCAACGAGCACGGCGGCCACGGCAAGATGGGCGGCGGTCATGGGATGATGATGGACGGTGGCGGCAAGGGCATGATGCCGGGCGACAAGATGATGAAGGTCATGCACGCCCTGGATCTCGACGAGGAACAGGTCCAGGAGATGACCGACATCCACAAGAAGCTCGCCGAGCATATGGCGGGCACCAAGGTGGAGATGCAGCAGCTGCGCTGGCAGATGGGCCAGGAGATGCGCAAGGACGAGCCCAGCCCCGAGGAGGTGGGCCGGATTCACGATCAGATCTCGGCGAAGAAGAAGTCCATGCTCCAGGAGAAGGTCCGCACCCGGAACGAGATGATGGGCATCCTCTCCGAGGAGCAGCGCGAGAAGCTGAAGCAGATGAAGCAGCGCATGCACAAGAAGCACATGGGAGGCGGGGGCAAGCACGGCTCCAAGCATAAGGACAAGAACTAG
- a CDS encoding DsbA family oxidoreductase — MTEQIVTIEHFSDVLCIWAYGGQVRLDELRRQFPEEVAVTYRFIPLFGDTRQRIGEGWRERAGYAGFGDHIREVAAGWDHVEVHPGVWREVAPASSASPHLFLKAVQLLEERGELPAGPMDEFQGRSLFEQTAWELRRRFFAKAEDIAQREVQDAVAETLGLPVERIRALSNCGDAHAALHADLELRDRYQVPGSPTFVLNGGRQRLFGNVGYRILEANVRELLHNPQSGEASWC; from the coding sequence ATGACCGAACAGATCGTCACCATCGAACACTTCAGCGATGTCCTGTGCATCTGGGCCTACGGCGGGCAGGTGCGGCTGGACGAGCTACGGCGCCAGTTCCCCGAGGAGGTGGCCGTCACCTACCGCTTCATCCCCCTGTTCGGCGACACCCGGCAACGGATCGGCGAAGGCTGGCGGGAGCGCGCCGGCTATGCCGGCTTCGGCGACCACATTCGGGAAGTGGCCGCGGGCTGGGACCACGTGGAGGTCCACCCCGGGGTCTGGCGGGAGGTGGCCCCCGCCTCCAGCGCCTCCCCGCACCTGTTCCTGAAGGCGGTCCAGCTGCTGGAGGAGCGCGGTGAACTGCCCGCGGGGCCGATGGACGAATTCCAGGGCCGCAGCTTGTTCGAGCAGACCGCCTGGGAGCTGCGGCGACGCTTCTTCGCGAAGGCGGAGGACATCGCCCAGCGGGAGGTGCAGGATGCCGTGGCCGAGACCTTGGGCCTGCCCGTGGAGCGCATCCGCGCCCTGAGCAACTGCGGAGACGCCCATGCCGCCCTGCATGCGGACCTGGAGCTGCGGGACCGCTATCAGGTCCCCGGCAGTCCCACCTTCGTGCTGAACGGCGGCCGGCAGCGGCTGTTCGGCAATGTGGGCTACCGCATTCTGGAGGCCAACGTCCGGGAGCTGCTCCACAACCCCCAATCCGGTGAGGCAAGTTGGTGCTGA
- a CDS encoding copper-translocating P-type ATPase, whose amino-acid sequence MSDPAPSAQATRHNHASQPANEQGHGNQDHSGNGHHNHGAMIADFRRRFWVSLVLTVPILALSPMIQSFVGLEGMLAFPGDRYLLFALAAGVFFYGGWPFLSGLTAELRQGQPAMMTLIGLAITVAFVYSAAVVLGLEGEVFFWELATLVDVMLLGHWIEMRSIMGASGALEALVRLMPATALRIGPNGETEEVPVDQLAAGDRVLVRPGEKVPTDGVIQEGRSSLDESMLTGESKPVGKGPDDEVIGGAVNGEGALTLEIRKTGADTYLSQVIEMVRQAQESRSRTQNLADRTAAWLTYIALTVGAVTLAAWLTAGYAFDFSLERMVTVMVITCPHALGLAVPLVVAVSTTKAAASGLLIRDRAAFERARDLDAIVFDKTGTLTEGRFGVREVVPLGDLGADEVLALAAALEGQSEHPIARGVAEGARARGLDVPQPRDFRNLPGEGVEAQVDGATVRVVSPGHVERLGIEVADERPERLAAEGSTVVYVLRGEDLVGAIALADIVREESREAIDRLKAMGIQCMMLTGDSKEVARSVANELGLDDYFAQVLPDQKATRIRQVKERGLTVAMVGDGVNDAPALVEADLGIAIGAGTDVAVESADIVLVNSDPRDVAAVAELSAATYRKMLQNLWWAAGYNIAAIPLAAGALYWAGILLAPAVGAAVMSASTVIVAVNAKLLERFRPRGGDAAAA is encoded by the coding sequence ATGAGCGATCCCGCCCCCTCTGCCCAAGCCACGCGCCATAACCATGCTTCTCAGCCCGCCAACGAGCAAGGGCACGGCAACCAGGACCATTCCGGCAACGGCCACCATAACCACGGCGCCATGATCGCCGACTTCCGGCGCCGCTTCTGGGTGTCGCTGGTGCTGACCGTGCCCATCCTGGCGCTGTCGCCCATGATCCAGTCCTTCGTCGGCCTGGAAGGGATGCTCGCCTTCCCCGGCGACCGCTATCTGCTGTTCGCCCTGGCCGCCGGGGTCTTCTTCTACGGCGGCTGGCCGTTCCTCTCCGGCCTGACCGCCGAGCTCCGGCAGGGCCAGCCGGCCATGATGACCCTCATCGGCCTGGCCATCACCGTGGCCTTCGTCTACTCCGCGGCGGTGGTGCTCGGCCTGGAGGGGGAGGTCTTCTTCTGGGAGCTGGCCACCCTGGTGGACGTCATGCTGCTGGGCCACTGGATCGAGATGCGCTCGATCATGGGCGCCTCCGGCGCCCTGGAGGCGCTGGTCCGGCTCATGCCCGCCACCGCCCTCCGGATCGGCCCCAACGGCGAGACGGAGGAGGTGCCGGTGGACCAGCTCGCCGCCGGGGACCGGGTGCTGGTGCGGCCCGGCGAGAAGGTCCCCACCGACGGGGTCATCCAGGAGGGCCGGTCGAGCCTCGACGAGTCCATGCTCACCGGCGAGTCGAAGCCGGTGGGCAAGGGCCCGGACGACGAGGTCATCGGGGGCGCGGTGAACGGCGAGGGCGCCCTCACCCTGGAGATCCGCAAGACGGGGGCCGACACCTACCTCTCCCAGGTCATCGAGATGGTGCGCCAGGCCCAGGAGTCGCGGTCCCGCACCCAGAACCTGGCCGATCGCACGGCGGCCTGGCTCACCTACATCGCCCTGACCGTGGGGGCGGTCACCCTGGCCGCCTGGCTGACCGCCGGCTACGCCTTCGACTTCTCCCTGGAGCGCATGGTTACGGTCATGGTGATCACCTGCCCGCACGCCCTGGGCCTGGCCGTGCCCCTCGTGGTGGCCGTCTCCACCACCAAGGCCGCCGCCAGCGGCCTGCTCATCCGCGACCGCGCCGCCTTCGAGCGGGCCCGCGACCTGGACGCCATCGTCTTCGACAAGACCGGCACCCTCACCGAGGGCCGCTTCGGCGTGCGGGAGGTGGTGCCCCTGGGCGACCTCGGCGCCGACGAGGTCCTGGCGCTGGCCGCCGCCCTGGAGGGGCAATCGGAGCACCCCATCGCCCGCGGGGTGGCTGAGGGCGCCCGGGCGCGCGGCCTTGACGTTCCGCAGCCGCGGGACTTCCGCAACCTGCCGGGCGAGGGGGTGGAGGCCCAGGTGGACGGCGCCACGGTCCGGGTGGTGAGCCCGGGCCATGTGGAGCGCCTGGGGATCGAGGTCGCGGACGAGCGCCCCGAGCGGCTGGCCGCCGAGGGCAGCACGGTGGTCTATGTGCTGCGCGGCGAAGACCTTGTGGGCGCCATCGCCCTGGCGGACATCGTCCGCGAGGAGTCGCGCGAGGCCATCGACCGCCTCAAGGCCATGGGCATCCAGTGCATGATGCTCACCGGCGACTCCAAGGAGGTGGCCCGCTCGGTGGCCAACGAGCTGGGCCTGGACGACTACTTCGCCCAGGTGCTGCCGGACCAGAAGGCGACGCGGATCCGCCAGGTGAAGGAGCGCGGGCTGACCGTGGCCATGGTGGGCGACGGCGTCAACGACGCCCCGGCCCTGGTGGAGGCCGACCTGGGCATTGCCATCGGCGCCGGCACCGACGTGGCCGTGGAGTCGGCGGACATCGTGCTGGTGAACTCCGATCCCCGCGACGTGGCGGCGGTGGCCGAGCTCTCCGCCGCCACCTACCGCAAGATGCTCCAGAACCTGTGGTGGGCGGCGGGCTACAACATCGCAGCCATCCCGCTCGCCGCCGGGGCCCTCTACTGGGCAGGCATCCTCTTGGCCCCGGCGGTGGGGGCGGCGGTGATGTCCGCCTCCACGGTGATCGTGGCGGTCAACGCCAAACTTCTGGAGCGCTTCCGGCCCAGGGGCGGGGACGCCGCGGCGGCCTGA
- a CDS encoding SHOCT domain-containing protein, whose amino-acid sequence MYGHDGFWMWGVGGIFMILFWILVILGIAALVRWLAVSNGGRPRNEERSHRALEVLEERYARGEIDREEYLQKKEDLNA is encoded by the coding sequence ATGTATGGACACGACGGTTTCTGGATGTGGGGGGTTGGCGGGATCTTCATGATCCTGTTCTGGATTCTGGTGATCCTGGGCATTGCGGCCCTGGTGCGCTGGCTGGCGGTGTCCAATGGCGGGCGGCCGCGGAATGAGGAGCGCAGTCACCGGGCCCTGGAGGTTCTGGAGGAGCGGTATGCCCGCGGTGAGATCGACCGGGAGGAATACCTGCAAAAGAAAGAGGACCTGAATGCCTGA
- a CDS encoding heavy metal-responsive transcriptional regulator, whose amino-acid sequence MTIGQLAGELGLATETLRYYERRGLVTPSGRSGSGYRLYGEDARERLRFIRRAQALGFSLDEVAELLAMSDNPHADAGEVKALTDQRIADIEARIRDLEHLRDGLQALFEQCPGHGSTADCPILGALNRDDE is encoded by the coding sequence ATGACCATCGGCCAGCTGGCGGGCGAGCTGGGCTTGGCCACGGAAACCCTTCGCTACTACGAGCGCCGGGGCCTGGTGACGCCGAGTGGGCGGTCCGGATCCGGCTACCGCCTGTATGGCGAGGATGCGCGGGAGCGGCTGCGCTTTATCCGGCGGGCGCAGGCGCTGGGCTTCAGCCTCGACGAGGTGGCGGAGCTGCTGGCCATGTCCGACAACCCCCATGCGGATGCCGGCGAGGTGAAGGCGCTCACCGACCAGCGGATCGCCGACATCGAGGCCCGCATCCGCGATCTGGAGCACCTGCGCGACGGGCTGCAAGCGCTGTTCGAGCAGTGCCCCGGGCACGGTTCCACGGCGGACTGCCCCATCCTCGGGGCCCTGAACCGGGATGATGAGTAG
- a CDS encoding SHOCT domain-containing protein codes for MMGMEGFGAGGPFMLLVWILLIVAVIFLVRGMMSGYPQDRADNRSGRNRAREILEERYAKGEIDQEEYRRKREDLEE; via the coding sequence ATGATGGGAATGGAAGGATTCGGGGCCGGCGGCCCCTTCATGCTGCTGGTCTGGATATTGCTGATCGTGGCGGTCATCTTCCTCGTTCGCGGGATGATGTCGGGCTACCCACAGGATAGGGCTGACAACCGCTCCGGCCGTAACCGGGCGCGGGAGATCCTGGAAGAGCGCTACGCCAAGGGCGAAATCGATCAGGAGGAGTACCGGCGCAAGCGGGAGGACCTGGAGGAGTAA
- a CDS encoding class I SAM-dependent methyltransferase produces the protein MRNRLDPVRRRYDRLAPVYEWFEGPMEVLAMAAWRQDLVARVQGPAVLEAGVGTGKNLPLYGSGLTITAVDLSSRMLERSRRKPVRSPVQRLVMDVEHLGFPDNTFDEVLATFLFCSVSNPVRGLCELARVVRPGGRVLLLEHVRPGGPLLGPLFDRLNPLVLHTIGPNINRDTVGNIREAGLMVEEETDLFRDIVKRLVCRVP, from the coding sequence ATGCGCAATCGCCTTGACCCGGTACGCCGGCGCTATGACCGGCTGGCCCCGGTATATGAATGGTTCGAAGGGCCCATGGAGGTGCTGGCCATGGCGGCCTGGCGGCAGGACCTGGTGGCGCGGGTGCAGGGCCCAGCGGTGCTGGAAGCGGGGGTGGGCACGGGCAAGAACCTGCCCCTCTACGGGTCCGGTCTGACGATTACGGCGGTGGACCTCAGCTCGCGCATGCTGGAACGCTCCCGCAGGAAACCAGTCCGTTCCCCGGTGCAGCGCCTCGTCATGGACGTGGAGCATTTGGGATTTCCGGACAATACCTTTGATGAGGTACTAGCCACCTTCCTCTTCTGCTCCGTGTCCAACCCGGTGCGCGGCCTGTGTGAGTTGGCTCGGGTGGTCCGACCGGGCGGCCGGGTATTGTTGCTCGAGCATGTGCGCCCCGGCGGGCCCCTGCTGGGGCCCCTGTTCGACCGCCTGAACCCCCTGGTGCTGCACACCATCGGCCCCAACATCAACCGGGATACGGTGGGGAACATACGGGAGGCGGGCCTGATGGTCGAAGAAGAGACGGATCTTTTCCGGGACATCGTCAAGCGCCTCGTTTGCAGGGTCCCCTAG
- a CDS encoding DMT family transporter — MKTLLLLLLITFSEATIGVFVKLVDGRIPIQTLNFYALAFAAAFLMAAMPLATGQAPRFPKGNLKDTAVIGALIALQISVFNFAMTLAPIANVVIFWSVAPFFTFIFSALFLGEKARKSYLLIFAVAIAGIVLAKPLEGGNMAGNLVALADGAVYAAMVTYMRHEGKTEAGNDIAWSMLVGALLLLPAPFFFGSGAATAMVPYPALGAELPVLLWAACLGIISTGFAYFGISIVLKRLRANAYSLVDIIVSPVVAALLGYLIFGEAPSLNMIYGGALLLGAGFWLTYEMSRGREDQAVHPDQCAKMA; from the coding sequence ATGAAAACCCTTCTCCTGCTCCTGCTGATCACGTTCTCCGAGGCGACCATCGGCGTCTTCGTGAAGCTCGTTGACGGGCGGATCCCCATCCAGACGCTCAACTTCTATGCGCTGGCCTTCGCCGCGGCCTTCCTCATGGCGGCCATGCCGCTGGCTACCGGGCAGGCTCCGCGCTTTCCCAAGGGGAACCTGAAGGATACGGCGGTTATCGGGGCCCTGATCGCCCTGCAGATCAGTGTCTTCAACTTCGCCATGACCCTGGCCCCTATCGCCAACGTGGTGATCTTCTGGAGCGTCGCGCCATTCTTCACCTTCATCTTCTCGGCGCTTTTTCTCGGCGAGAAGGCGCGCAAGAGCTACCTCCTGATCTTCGCCGTGGCCATCGCGGGGATCGTGCTGGCAAAGCCCCTGGAAGGCGGAAACATGGCGGGCAACCTGGTGGCGCTCGCCGACGGCGCCGTCTATGCGGCCATGGTTACCTACATGCGCCACGAGGGGAAAACCGAGGCGGGCAACGACATCGCCTGGTCCATGCTGGTGGGGGCGCTGCTGCTCTTGCCCGCGCCGTTCTTCTTCGGCTCCGGGGCCGCCACGGCCATGGTCCCGTATCCCGCGCTCGGGGCGGAGCTGCCGGTGCTGCTGTGGGCGGCCTGCCTGGGAATCATCTCCACCGGCTTTGCCTATTTCGGCATCTCCATCGTGCTGAAGCGGCTCCGGGCCAATGCCTATTCGCTGGTGGACATCATCGTCTCCCCCGTGGTGGCGGCCTTGCTGGGCTACCTGATCTTCGGCGAGGCCCCCTCCCTGAACATGATCTATGGCGGTGCCCTGCTCCTCGGCGCTGGATTCTGGCTCACCTATGAGATGTCGCGGGGCCGTGAGGACCAGGCTGTGCATCCGGACCAATGCGCAAAGATGGCCTGA
- a CDS encoding copper resistance system multicopper oxidase, producing the protein MDDKRKPAPFTRRQFLRSTTAAGLLAGVQGLFPAFAWNQTGNPVAPRRREGNTDIVDITIERQRMELAGGEAHPITINGSVPGPIIRLQEGRNAVLRVHNRLDEDTSIHWHGILLPFEMDGVPGVSFPGIPPGETFEARFPVKQSGTYWYHSHSGLQEQLGQYGALVIDPAEEDSGTPDYDREYSVVLSDWTFEDPHDVFRKLTVAEGYYNYHKRTVWDLFQDVEQKGWQETWAERTAWGDMRMSSRDMLDVTGAAYTYLINGLGPEANWTGQFRPGERVRLRFINASAMTFFDIRIPGLKMTVIEADGQPVEPAAVDEFRFGVAETYDVLVEPTEDRAYTLVAEAMDRSGMGRATLAPRAGMAAEIPELRPTPGRDLEDMGMGPGMMDMGGGSGSMEGGDGGDMGHGGMGGMGASGPQDWVLNGRKVMHGPDKHGAGAAMVAMNPQYRLSDPGVGLQEVEHKVLTYEDLKARRPYPDQREPEREIELHLTGNMGRYMWSFDGDQFSDADGPIRFHHGERLRLIMVNDTMMDHPIHLHGMWMHLENRHGGLIPRKHTIVVKPGEMLSAQIHADAAGYWFFHCHLLYHLHAGMARVVHVA; encoded by the coding sequence ATGGATGACAAGCGGAAACCCGCCCCCTTTACCCGGCGCCAGTTCCTGCGGAGCACGACGGCCGCGGGGCTGCTTGCGGGGGTTCAAGGATTGTTTCCGGCCTTTGCCTGGAACCAGACCGGCAATCCCGTGGCGCCGCGCCGGCGCGAAGGCAATACCGATATCGTCGACATCACCATCGAGCGCCAGCGGATGGAGCTCGCCGGCGGCGAGGCCCATCCCATCACCATCAACGGCAGCGTCCCCGGCCCCATCATCCGCCTGCAGGAGGGCCGCAACGCCGTGCTGCGGGTGCACAACCGGCTCGACGAGGACACCTCCATCCACTGGCACGGCATCCTGCTGCCCTTCGAGATGGACGGCGTGCCCGGGGTGTCCTTCCCCGGCATCCCGCCCGGGGAGACCTTCGAGGCCCGCTTTCCGGTGAAGCAGAGCGGCACCTACTGGTACCACAGCCACTCGGGCCTGCAGGAGCAGCTCGGCCAGTACGGGGCACTGGTCATCGACCCGGCCGAGGAGGATTCCGGCACGCCCGATTACGACCGCGAGTATTCGGTGGTGCTGTCGGACTGGACCTTCGAAGACCCCCACGACGTCTTCCGCAAGCTGACCGTGGCGGAGGGCTACTACAACTACCACAAGCGCACGGTCTGGGACCTCTTCCAGGACGTGGAGCAGAAGGGCTGGCAGGAGACCTGGGCGGAGCGCACCGCCTGGGGCGACATGCGCATGAGCTCGCGGGACATGCTCGATGTCACCGGGGCCGCCTACACCTACCTGATCAACGGCCTCGGCCCCGAGGCCAACTGGACCGGCCAGTTCCGGCCCGGCGAGCGGGTCCGCCTGCGCTTCATCAACGCCTCCGCCATGACCTTCTTCGACATCCGCATCCCGGGGCTGAAGATGACCGTCATCGAGGCCGACGGCCAGCCGGTTGAGCCGGCGGCGGTGGACGAATTCCGCTTCGGCGTGGCCGAGACCTACGACGTCCTCGTCGAGCCCACGGAGGACCGCGCCTACACCCTGGTGGCGGAGGCCATGGACCGCTCCGGCATGGGCCGGGCGACGCTTGCCCCGCGCGCCGGCATGGCGGCCGAGATACCCGAGCTGCGCCCCACCCCCGGCCGCGATCTGGAGGACATGGGCATGGGCCCCGGCATGATGGATATGGGCGGCGGCTCCGGCTCCATGGAAGGCGGTGACGGAGGCGATATGGGCCACGGCGGCATGGGGGGTATGGGCGCCTCGGGCCCGCAGGACTGGGTGCTGAACGGGCGCAAGGTCATGCACGGCCCGGACAAGCACGGCGCCGGGGCCGCCATGGTGGCCATGAATCCGCAATACCGCCTGAGTGATCCCGGCGTGGGCCTGCAGGAGGTGGAGCACAAGGTGCTCACCTACGAGGACCTGAAGGCCCGGCGCCCCTACCCCGACCAACGCGAGCCGGAGCGGGAGATCGAGCTCCACCTCACCGGCAACATGGGCCGCTACATGTGGTCCTTCGACGGCGACCAGTTCTCCGACGCCGACGGCCCCATCCGTTTCCACCACGGCGAGCGCCTGCGGCTGATCATGGTCAACGACACCATGATGGATCACCCCATCCACCTGCACGGCATGTGGATGCACCTGGAGAACCGCCACGGCGGGCTGATCCCGCGCAAGCACACCATCGTGGTGAAGCCCGGCGAGATGCTGTCGGCCCAGATCCATGCCGACGCGGCGGGCTACTGGTTCTTCCACTGCCACCTGCTCTACCACCTGCACGCCGGCATGGCCCGCGTAGTCCATGTCGCCTAA
- a CDS encoding copper resistance protein B, translating to MRSDNRITRLATCLSLAGLLLAGPAVAPADGQAEYAKERGWEAPVDDHAWTGRLLFDRLEYARGEDEDTVNYEATGWYGGDFHRVWLEVEGENVVDPAGEGGHLEQTDLLYGHLISPFWDLQVGGSYELEYGPGPNRERFSAVLGLQGLAPQWFEVDTNLRVSEDGDASADLEVEYDLLLSQRTVLQPRLETAYAFSEVEEFGVGEGLTNVKLGLRLRYEIFREFAPYIGVSWNRKLGDTADLAEAEGGDATRFTTLAGVRVWF from the coding sequence ATGAGGAGCGACAATCGCATCACGCGCCTGGCCACCTGCCTTTCCCTGGCCGGGCTGCTGCTGGCCGGGCCGGCCGTCGCCCCGGCGGACGGCCAAGCCGAATACGCCAAGGAACGGGGCTGGGAGGCCCCAGTGGACGACCACGCCTGGACCGGCCGCCTGCTGTTCGACCGCCTGGAGTACGCGCGTGGCGAGGACGAGGACACCGTGAACTATGAGGCCACCGGCTGGTACGGCGGCGACTTCCACCGCGTCTGGCTCGAGGTGGAGGGCGAGAACGTGGTGGACCCCGCCGGCGAGGGCGGCCACCTGGAGCAGACGGATCTGCTCTACGGCCACCTGATCTCCCCCTTCTGGGACCTCCAGGTGGGCGGCAGTTACGAGCTTGAATACGGCCCCGGACCCAACCGGGAGCGCTTCTCGGCGGTACTGGGCCTGCAGGGCCTGGCCCCGCAGTGGTTCGAAGTGGACACCAATCTGCGGGTCTCCGAGGACGGCGACGCCTCCGCCGACCTGGAGGTGGAATACGACCTGCTACTGTCCCAGCGCACCGTCCTGCAGCCCCGTTTGGAGACCGCCTACGCCTTCAGCGAGGTGGAAGAATTCGGCGTCGGCGAGGGGCTCACCAACGTGAAGCTGGGCCTGCGCCTGCGCTATGAGATCTTCCGGGAATTCGCCCCTTACATCGGCGTCTCCTGGAATCGTAAGTTGGGAGATACGGCGGATCTGGCGGAGGCGGAAGGCGGGGACGCCACCCGCTTTACCACCTTGGCCGGGGTTCGCGTGTGGTTCTGA
- a CDS encoding amylo-alpha-1,6-glucosidase, which yields MADTGYRKALELLQACTCSYGFLASPVKRANYRRVWARDGVILGLAALMSGDEDLAHTFRRTLETLARYQGRHGEIPSNVDPEADRTSYGGTTGRVDADLWFVIGCGQYWQATGDEAFLEAVSPTLERVQFLLGAWEFNNRGLLYVPLTGDWADEYLQNGYVLYDQLLYLRAQWELARIHREMHGSADHPLEERMARLRHFIRANYWFFDGETEPPADAYHEILWEKGREAACFCHGRHWLPFFSPSGYGYRFDAFANILASLTGVADDAQREAVDDYVSNLLPADMPLVPAFHPVITPRDEEWEDLQMTFSYAFKNQPYEYQNGGLWPMLSGFYVADLARRGRSEQAQRILAAIDQASALPMDGEPWSFPEYVHGRELTAGGNRFQGWSAAGAVIAHHAVAGQPVFR from the coding sequence ATGGCGGACACCGGCTACCGCAAGGCCCTGGAGCTGCTTCAGGCCTGCACCTGTTCCTACGGCTTCCTGGCCAGTCCGGTGAAGCGGGCCAACTACCGGCGCGTCTGGGCGCGGGACGGGGTCATCCTGGGGCTCGCGGCCCTGATGAGCGGCGATGAGGACCTGGCCCACACCTTCCGCCGGACCCTGGAGACCCTGGCCCGGTACCAGGGGCGCCACGGGGAGATCCCCAGCAATGTCGACCCGGAAGCGGACCGGACCAGCTACGGCGGCACCACCGGCCGGGTGGACGCCGACCTCTGGTTCGTCATCGGTTGCGGCCAGTACTGGCAGGCCACCGGCGACGAGGCCTTCCTGGAGGCGGTTTCCCCGACCCTGGAGCGGGTCCAGTTCCTGCTCGGTGCCTGGGAATTCAACAACCGCGGGCTGCTCTACGTCCCGCTTACCGGGGACTGGGCGGACGAATACCTGCAAAACGGCTATGTGCTCTACGACCAGCTCCTCTACCTGCGGGCGCAGTGGGAACTGGCGCGGATTCACCGCGAGATGCACGGGTCCGCTGATCATCCTTTGGAGGAACGAATGGCCCGGCTCCGGCATTTCATCCGGGCCAATTACTGGTTCTTCGATGGAGAAACCGAGCCGCCGGCCGATGCCTATCACGAAATCCTCTGGGAGAAGGGCCGGGAGGCGGCTTGCTTTTGCCACGGCAGGCACTGGCTGCCCTTCTTCTCCCCCTCGGGATACGGCTACCGCTTCGATGCCTTCGCCAACATCCTGGCCTCACTAACGGGCGTGGCCGATGACGCACAACGGGAAGCCGTGGACGACTATGTAAGCAACCTGCTCCCGGCGGACATGCCGCTGGTTCCCGCCTTCCACCCGGTGATCACCCCGCGCGACGAGGAGTGGGAAGACCTGCAGATGACCTTTTCCTACGCCTTCAAGAACCAGCCGTACGAGTACCAGAACGGCGGGCTCTGGCCCATGCTGTCCGGTTTTTACGTAGCCGATCTGGCCCGGCGCGGCCGCTCTGAACAGGCCCAAAGGATCCTGGCCGCCATCGATCAGGCTAGTGCCCTGCCCATGGATGGGGAGCCCTGGTCCTTTCCCGAGTATGTGCACGGCCGGGAGCTGACCGCCGGCGGTAATCGTTTTCAGGGCTGGAGCGCGGCCGGGGCAGTCATCGCCCACCACGCCGTGGCGGGCCAGCCCGTTTTCCGGTAG